In Nonlabens agnitus, the DNA window CGATGGACCTAGATCAAACCTATAACCATCCTTTTCTATAGCATGCAGTTTGCCGCCAGCGTAATCATTTTTTTCAAAAACTGTGACGTGGTAACCTTTATGACGCAATCTTAAAGCTGCAGCAAGTCCACCAATACCTGCGCCTATGACGGCAGCGCGCAACATCTTACTTGAAGTATTTCAATGGAACGATGAGCATTCCAAAGTTTTCACCTTTCTCCTTGCCTAAATGTTTGTGGTGGATCTTGTGGGCTCGACGCACGCCTTTAGCATATACGTTACTTGCCTTGCGCAACCATTTGAACCGTTGGTGAATAAAAATATCGTGAACTACAAAATAGGCCACACCATACGCAAAAATCCCTGCGCTTATGGGCAATGCCCACCACAGGTCTAGAAAACTATGGAGCAATTTAAAGGTGAT includes these proteins:
- a CDS encoding sterol desaturase family protein — its product is MQVLFWIAIFLVTFLIMEFMAWFIHKYVMHGFLWNLHEDHHHKTHDSWFEKNDWFFVFFASVSITFKLLHSFLDLWWALPISAGIFAYGVAYFVVHDIFIHQRFKWLRKASNVYAKGVRRAHKIHHKHLGKEKGENFGMLIVPLKYFK